A region from the Microcebus murinus isolate Inina chromosome 3, M.murinus_Inina_mat1.0, whole genome shotgun sequence genome encodes:
- the PDIA6 gene encoding protein disulfide-isomerase A6 encodes MARLGLGLVSCTFFLAVNGLYSSSDDVIELTPSNFNREVIQSDSLWLVEFYAPWCGHCQRLTPEWKKAATALKDVVKVGAVDVDKHQSLGGQYGVQGFPTIKIFGSNKNRPEDYQGGRTGEAIVDAALSAVRQLVKDRLGGRSGGYSSGKQGRGDSSSKKDVIELTDDSFDENVLDSEDVWMVEFYAPWCGHCKNLEPEWAAAASEVKEQTKGKVKLAAVDATVNQVLASRYGIRGFPTIKIFQKGESPVDYDGGRTRSDIVSRALDLFSDNAPPPELLEIINEDVAKRTCEEHQLCVVAVLPHILDTGAAGRNSYLEVLLKLADKYKKKMWGWLWTEAGAQNELENALGIGGFGYPAMAAINARKMKFALLKGSFSEQGINEFLRELSFGRGSTAPVGGGAFPSISEREPWDGKDGELPVEDDIDLSDVELDDLEKDEL; translated from the exons ATGGCTCGCCTGGGGCTCG GTCTGGTGAGCTGTACCTTCTTTCTAGCAGTGAATGGTCTATATTCTTCTAGCGATGATGTAATTGAATTAACTCCATCAAATTTCAACCGAGAAGTCATTCAAAGTGATAGTTTGTGGCTTGTAGAATTCTATGCTCCATG GTGTGGTCACTGCCAAAGGTTAACACCAGAATGGAAGAAAGCAGCAACTGCATTAAAA GATGTTGTAAAAGTTGGTGCAGTTGACGTGGATAAACATCAGTCCCTGGGAGGTCAGTATGGTGTTCAGGGATTCCCTACCATCAAGATTTTTGGATCCAACAAAAACAGACCAGAAGATTACCAGG GTGGCAGAACTGGTGAAGCCATTGTAGATGCTGCCCTCAGTGCTGTGCGCCAGCTCGTGAAGGATCGCCTCGGGGGAAGGAGTGGTGGATATAGTTCTGGAAAACAA GGGAGAGGTGATAGTTCAAGTAAGAAGGATGTGATTGAGCTGACGGACGACAGCTTTGATGAAAATGTCCTTGACAGTGAAGATGTTTGGATGGTTGAGTTTTATGCTCCTTGGTGTGGACACTGCAAAAA CCTGGAGCCAGAATGGGCTGCTGCAGCTTCAGAggtaaaagaacaaacaaaaggaaaagtgaaattGGCAGCTGTGGATGCTACAGTCAATCAGGTTCTGGCCTCCCGATATGGG attagGGGATTTCCTACAATCAAGATATTTCAGAAAGGCGAGTCTCCTGTGGATTATGATGGTGGGCGGACAAGATCCGACATAGTGTCCCGGGCTCTTGATTTGTTTTCTGATAATGCTCCACCTCCTGAGCTGCTTGAG ATAATCAACGAGGATGTCGCCAAGAGGACGTGTGAGGAGCATCAGCTCTGTGTTGTGGCCGTGCTACCCCATATTCTTGATACTG GAGCTGCAGGCAGAAATTCTTACTTGGAAGTTCTTCTGAAGTTGGCagacaaatacaaaaagaaaatgtgggg GTGGCTGTGGACAGAAGCAGGAGCCCAGAACGAACTTGAGAATGCGTTGGGGATTGGAGGGTTTGGGTACCCCGCCATGGCCGCCATCAATGCACGCAAGATGAAATTTGCTCTGCTGAAAGGGTCTTTCAGTGAGCAAGGCATTAACGAGTTTCTCag GGAGCTCTCTTTTGGGCGTGGCTCTACGGCTCCGGTGGGAGGCGGGGCTTTCCCCAGCATCAGCGAGAGAGAGCCTTGGGACGGCAAGGATGGTGAG CTTCCCGTGGAAGACGACATTGACCTAAGTGACGTGGAGCTTGATGACTTAGAGAAAGATGAGTTGTGA